The Triticum urartu cultivar G1812 chromosome 5, Tu2.1, whole genome shotgun sequence genome contains the following window.
gacgaggtctgtgtgaccttagttcaaggagaatacggtgaggggTGTCCTGATCTGCGTGTTCaagactgggtgtccgggactgtgtgtcctcgagtttaaatactcagccgctccaaccagacgtacaactgagacaacagttggaactggtctaccaaatcattgtcttcatcaagcttactggttctatttcctcaactctttcattttctcataactgtgctgtgtgtttgttcatatctgtgtttgaagactttgactgaagactttctcaatttcctcagttcaatttcttcagtctgtttgtcttcatcctgtgttatcttgtgattacgcttcctgtactctgtgcctgtcttcatttcatcatgatgactatacttttattctgttatgtttacttttgagtacttattccgctgctagtagttcttcgctaaggaatttcctcacagGCAAaatcctcagtgaagaatttcataaaaatcgcctattcacccccctctagtcgatataacgcactttcagctCGTCCACGTCCGCCACGATGCCCGTGCTAGTAGTGAGTTTCTCATCCGCGCGTCGATGCTTGTCGAAGAGGTGGAGGTTTGTACGCCTGGTCGACATGCGATGCCGAATGCGACCTGCCACCCTTCTAGTACCATGTCGGTGTAGTGAGCTGCGCCTCCCCCTTGGTGATGTCGGCATGGGCCGGCTCGTCGTCGACCGCCTCCTCCATTGGCTCCTCCATAGCAATGGCGGCGATCTCCTTCTTCTGTTCGGACGATCCCACAGAGCTTTGGAGCTCGAGGAAGCCATGGCGGGTGTGGTGTGAGAGGAGATAGGGAGCGAAAAAGGTTGGATGCAGCTATTGCTAGGCCTGGTGTTTAAATTGCGGATGGATGGTAAGCGAGGCGGCAAGGTGATTAATGGTGCGCGGTAGAGGAACAAACAGGTGGCACCGAAGTTGGTTCCTCGGCAACCGCTCATGTTTATTGGAGCGAGGTGGACAAAACGAATTGTCGTTTGAACGCGGAGGCGTGCATGGGGAGACGGCGAGGGTGACATTTTCGGGCGGCACACCTCTTCAATGTCAGCTCCAGCGCAAGGTGGTGTCCGCTCTGGGCCGGCGCGCCTCTTTAATGACGGCTCCAGTGTGAAGTCGCGTTCGCTGTGGGCCGGCATGAGTGTGGCGGTGATCACTTCGGGCGAGAAAGGACGTTCGAGACCAAAACACGTCCGAACCGCACGGTCCGAACAGATGGGGCGGTTTGTGGATTCACGTTGTATGCGCGTATGTACGAGCGCTTGCGTATGTACTGATGTTTAAAGAAAAATTTTCTTAACAAACATTTTGGCCAAGGAAAACAAAACCACGGTTATTATACGTACAGCACACGGGTGTGCGGCAGGGACACGCTTCGGCCCGCGTCTGGAACGCTCTCCGCCTGCCCCGAGAGATCGAGCGGCCCACGCGATCGATCCCCTCTCGCTCGCATAAACGCGTCGGACCCGaccacccccaccccaacccaTAGTCGCATCGCAACGAAGCCAAACCACCCGAGTCGACCGCTTCGAGAAGCCTCGCCACCAAGGCACCCAGACCACCCTCCTCCCGGGAATCGGAACCGCGTCCCAGCCAGCCTCGCCAGCCCAACCCATTCGCCGCTCCCCTGATCCATCCGGCGACGCGGCGGAGCAAGGAAGGAACCAAGGCTCGAGCAGCGGGCGGCCGGAGAGATGGCGGAGAACCCGCAGCTGTTCGGGAACGGGATGCCCGTGCCCTTCCACGGCGAGATGTTCGTCCTCGCCCGCGACGGCGTCGAGTTCCACGTCGACAAGATCCCCTCGTGCGTAATCCCCTCCCCTCCCTCTTCTCGCCCCGCTTGCTTTCGCCTCGCCTGGACAGATTGCTTTTTTTTTTCGATCTAGCGTGGCCAGCGATCGCGCTGTCTGGATGGGGATTTTGATTGGGGTTAGGTTAGGGGTGCACGCGAAGAAACGGTGGGGGGTTTAGCATCTCTTCGGAATCGGCTCATCTGAGATTCCGGGTGGCGCGGGCGGCCCGAATTGAGCCGAGCCCTTGGTTTGAGAGGGGAATTTTGCCCTTCGGTGGCTGGCATGTCGCCTTGCAACTAATTTAGCTGTGCTCGTCttcatcctcgtcttcttcagGGGTTGTAAACGTACAATCTCGGAAGGCTTGATGTGTTGGTGATGCGTGGTTGGCCTACATAGCTTGTATCTATTCACTACTAGATAATTTGGAACGCTTGGTTGGAGCTTCCGGGTCACAAGGAGAAAAATAATGCTGCATGCTGTATGGTTTGGGATTTAAGAAAGGCCATGAGTTAGATGAGGAACGCTTTTGTTGTTTGAGTCATTTACAAGGCTTTCTCATTATGTTCGGCTTAGGTTTTTATCTTATATTGAATTAAGCACTGCTTTGCACAATAATAACTAACTGAATACTATCATCAGTCTCATATGGTTGCTTCGCCTGTTCTCAGGGCGCCCGGCGGTCACGCAAAAACAAAGGGCACCATATACCTTTCTAACATAAGGATGGTGTTTGTCGCCGCCAAGCCTGTTGGCAACTTCTTTGCCTTTGATATGCCCCTGGTGAGCAAATGCATCCTGAAATGACCCTATTATCCCCTGTGAATCTGTGAAAGGAACAATTGATGTTGCTTCCTTAATAATAATTTCATTACATCATGAGTTTACAGCAAAATGTAAATTCTCTGACATGCCTAACTTGTTTGCAGCTGTACGTGCACGGTGAGAAGTTCAACCAACCGATATTTCACTGCAACAATATTTCTGGGTTCGTTGAGCCGGTGAGTTGTCACTGAACATTTTTTATGTTCGTAATTGGAGAATGCTTGTACATCCTACATTCCTAAACACACATACCAAGATATTAACCTTGTGGGTTTCAATCCAGGTTGTTCCAGAGAGCCAGAACAGGGCTCTGTACTCGACCCACACCTTCAAGATCTTGTTCAAGGAAGGTGGATGCGGTACCTTTGTGCCACTCTTCCTGAACCTGATCACATCAGTGCGGCGCTACAATCAGTTTGAAGCCCAGCCCGCTACTGTGCCCCGTGTGGACCCCATGCAGGCAGCGCAGACTCCTGTCGATGACATGATGCGCCATGCGTGAGTGCACCAATCTGAAATTTCCCAATCTCCTCCTTGCAGCTATTCCCCTGTTGTGCTGTGAACTCACTTGTGGTCTGATGTTTACAGGTATGTCGATCCACATGATCCTACCAAGATCTTCCTCCAGCAGCCCGCAGCGGAATCCCAGCTGAGGAGGAGAAACTACCACGGCCCCGCTGACAACGCGTACTGATGCTTTGGCCTGATTGCAAAGTGCATGTGTTTTCGACGAGCTATGTATGTGGTGCACATGAGCAATATATCTGTTTGGTGCCATTCCAGTGACTCTCACTGAAGAAAATGTGATGGAAGTATAGTAGTATGATGATGATGTTAGACAATTGTGGGTTCAATCTAGATCTAAGTATAATAATGTACATACAAGGTGCTCTGCTGGATTATATGTTGCTGATCTCGCCGTATAAGTTTCCTTTGGAGTTATAAAACTGGTCTGAATTTACGTTCAGATGTGTGCGTTTGGTTTGGTCCATTCTTCAGCCTCTTGAGCCTTGGATGGCAATCAGAATAATACCAAACCTAGGATGGCAACCTGTCAGTCGTAATGTGCATATAAAGTGGTCTGCTTGGCTATATGTTTGCTGATCTGCTGCAGCGCCAGTGTCCATAGTAATCATCAACACTTGGAATAAAACACACCAGAGACATAGCAATGTCTTTGGGTTTGGGGCAAGAAAGCAAGTAGAAGTATTACAAGCAGTTGGCTGCAAACCAATCGGAAACAAATAAATGTGGATGTTGAGCATCTCTCGTTTTCATATTACATGCCAAGGGAAACAAGGCAAGCTCAGTGTTCATTCACGGTTTCACAGCATTATTACAGGACATTGATGCACGTTGACTCGCAGACTCAGCAAGATACGTACAGTAGACCAAGTAGTAAGTACATTATTTTGAAAACTCAGTAAGTATATTATTGGCAGGCAGGTTCAAGGATCACACACGGCTTCCACGCTCGAGGGAGTCTTGAgcgctgatgatgatgaagagccgcCGCCATCTACACGGGCTCTCGTCTCCACTATGTCGTCCTGTGTTTGACAGTTTATCAAACGGATTAAGAAACGATCATGACAAGTCTTGACAATGCCAAGGAAGATATGGTGTTTTTTTTTTGCGGTTGGAAGATATGGTGATCTATTATTACCTCCAAGTCGCTGACACATACATAAGGAACGTGCTGAAACTTTTCCCAGTTGGGGTCTCCAGCTCTTCTGCACGCACTCATCAGCATCTCATGGCAGAAGGTGAGACTCAAGTACTCAAGAGACCGCGGCAGCGTCGGAAGCGACCGGATGTTCGGGCACCAGTCGAGGTCCAGGCGCCTGAGCGACGTCAGGTGCTCCATGTGATCCGGCATGGTGGACGAGCTGCAACGGTACATGTAGAACGAACGGAGGTGAGGCCAGAACCCACCAAGCTCTGTGCTGCAATGGAAGAGGCTGAGTTCCTTCACATACTTTGGGCCGCCGCCGTGCTCACCCATCATCCAACTTGGGTATCTCAAGCCATGGTAAGAGTAGATGGTCAGTGATTCGAGATGCTTGGGCGGGCAGAGACCCTCCAGCACCTCTGTCTGAGCCTCCTGTTTCTTCAACTCTCCTCTCACATCATGATCATGACCCCACGACAGTTGCAATGTTGTGAGCCCTTCTTTGTCGCCCAGCTTGGCTTCAAGAGCTTCCTGCTGGGTCTCGACGTTTTCGAGGCCCACGATACTCAGTTTGCCGCGTTTTCTTGGCTTCAAGAACTTCTCCAGTAATCGATGTTTGGCCTCATACGTAGCTGCCCTCCAACAAGTTTGGCCGCCAGAGGTGATCCCTTCAGCTTTTTTGCAATGTGAGTTGCAATGTCTTCGAGTCTTATCCGGTCATCAGCAGCAACGCACACGTTGTGAAATGCATAGTGCTTGAACAATTTCAGGAAGACATCTTC
Protein-coding sequences here:
- the LOC125509992 gene encoding UPF0664 stress-induced protein C29B12.11c, with protein sequence MAENPQLFGNGMPVPFHGEMFVLARDGVEFHVDKIPSAPGGHAKTKGTIYLSNIRMVFVAAKPVGNFFAFDMPLLYVHGEKFNQPIFHCNNISGFVEPVVPESQNRALYSTHTFKILFKEGGCGTFVPLFLNLITSVRRYNQFEAQPATVPRVDPMQAAQTPVDDMMRHAYVDPHDPTKIFLQQPAAESQLRRRNYHGPADNAY